A window from Temnothorax longispinosus isolate EJ_2023e chromosome 1, Tlon_JGU_v1, whole genome shotgun sequence encodes these proteins:
- the LOC139819646 gene encoding DNA repair protein XRCC3 isoform X2, translating into MEELLVTDAAAIRERFLTTGCARLDAKLRGGVPCRGITQIYGAAGTGKTQLALQLCLTVQLPITAGGLGAGAIYICTETAFPSKRLQQLLENSEIAKTHPVNGDVIFVSHVATIEELMVCLQRRVPTLMNARKIGLLIIDSIAAPYRVEDWKEQQQGKSKRLIGRQLHELCKNDDLCVICINQVSAVIGGHRLISEDASEQPALGFTWSSMITTSIYFYRKILRYACVMLASHLPRITFQFEVNESGVRATE; encoded by the exons ATGGAGGAACTGCTAG TGACGGACGCGGCCGCAATTAGGGAGAGGTTTCTGACAACCGGCTGCGCGAGGCTGGACGCGAAACTCAGGGGCGGCGTACCTTGCAGGGGTATCACGCAGATTTACGGCGCCGCCGGCACCGGGAAGACACAGCTGGCTCTGCAGTTGTGCCTCACCGTCCAACTGCCGATAACCGCGGGCGGCCTCGGAGCTG GTGCCATATATATTTGCACGGAGACTGCTTTTCCCTCAAAACGGTTGCAGCAGTTGCTGGAGAACTCGGAGATAGCTAAAACTCATCCTGTGAATGGAGATGTGATATTCGTCAGCCACGTAGCCAccatt GAAGAACTGATGGTGTGCCTGCAACGTAGAGTTCCAACGCTGATGAATGCTCGTAAAATAGGGTTGTTAATCATCGATTCGATAGCTGCCCCTTACAGAGTAGAGGACTGGAAGGAGCAGCAACAGGGCAAATCTAAGAGGCTCATCGGAAGACAATTACATGAACTTTGTAAAAACGATGACCTGTGCGTGATCTGCATTAACCAG GTTTCCGCGGTTATAGGGGGGCACAGACTCATTTCTGAAGACGCGAGTGAGCAGCCAGCTTTAGGATTCACATGGTCGAGTATGATAACCACCTCTATATATTTCTACCGAAAAATCTTGCGATACGCTTGCGTAATGCTGGCCTCGCACTTGCCCAGGATCACTTTCCAATTCGAGGTGAACGAATCTGGCGTCAGGGCGACTGAATAA
- the LOC139819646 gene encoding DNA repair protein XRCC3 isoform X5, producing MGITQIYGAAGTGKTQLALQLCLTVQLPITAGGLGAGAIYICTETAFPSKRLQQLLENSEIAKTHPVNGDVIFVSHVATIEELMVCLQRRVPTLMNARKIGLLIIDSIAAPYRVEDWKEQQQGKSKRLIGRQLHELCKNDDLCVICINQVSAVIGGHRLISEDASEQPALGFTWSSMITTSIYFYRKILRYACVMLASHLPRITFQFEVNESGVRATE from the exons AT GGGTATCACGCAGATTTACGGCGCCGCCGGCACCGGGAAGACACAGCTGGCTCTGCAGTTGTGCCTCACCGTCCAACTGCCGATAACCGCGGGCGGCCTCGGAGCTG GTGCCATATATATTTGCACGGAGACTGCTTTTCCCTCAAAACGGTTGCAGCAGTTGCTGGAGAACTCGGAGATAGCTAAAACTCATCCTGTGAATGGAGATGTGATATTCGTCAGCCACGTAGCCAccatt GAAGAACTGATGGTGTGCCTGCAACGTAGAGTTCCAACGCTGATGAATGCTCGTAAAATAGGGTTGTTAATCATCGATTCGATAGCTGCCCCTTACAGAGTAGAGGACTGGAAGGAGCAGCAACAGGGCAAATCTAAGAGGCTCATCGGAAGACAATTACATGAACTTTGTAAAAACGATGACCTGTGCGTGATCTGCATTAACCAG GTTTCCGCGGTTATAGGGGGGCACAGACTCATTTCTGAAGACGCGAGTGAGCAGCCAGCTTTAGGATTCACATGGTCGAGTATGATAACCACCTCTATATATTTCTACCGAAAAATCTTGCGATACGCTTGCGTAATGCTGGCCTCGCACTTGCCCAGGATCACTTTCCAATTCGAGGTGAACGAATCTGGCGTCAGGGCGACTGAATAA
- the Riok1 gene encoding serine/threonine-protein kinase RIO1, protein MHPVMRGEDFEEGQFSDADEDERLQTQNTFKGRPLFNVEKKVADLHITDNKTNNVDNDDDDDDDDYFCNNDYDLDEEKNTVVKTSSQRPNAQTTSTKVTNYQPKHKLLTRYSNKINLEKYAGPSLPGHVANVLVENDRRVDKDRIRTKDKSDHATIENVLDSRIKNKLHKLFERGVLAEINGCISTGKEANVYYARSKNEDEIAIKIYRTSILTFRNREKYIRGEYRFDHVHSLHNPRKMVKIWAEKEFSNLKRLEQGGVRAPRPHLCGGHMLLMEFLGSDGWAAPKLKDAVLTDSKSRTLYRECIEIMWKMYNKCRLVHADLSEYNMLYHDGSIVVIDVSQAVDRDHCNAMEFLRNDCSNVTAFFKKHNVGVMPLQALFDFITDPTVNENNMDEYLDMWMQEADQEKDPQQREIEEAVFKQAYIPQRLTQVINVERDINLAKSGKDLIYKTLIGLKADLSKPAETPEILANKHKADGKSMKEGSDADTSSEDNDSDSENESETDSEDNKSKFVNSARPRDESPESRKARKKAIKEQQAEKRKVKIKKHVKKRKVKVSSRGGK, encoded by the exons ATGCATCCCGTCATGCGGGGAGAAGACTTCGAGGAAGGTCAATTCAGCGACGCTGATGAGGACGAACGGTTGCAGAC GCAGAACACATTCAAAGGAAGGCCTTTATTTAATGTGGAGAAAAAAGTGGCCGATCTGCACATTACGGACAATAAAACGAACAATGTGgacaacgatgacgacgatgacgacgacgactatttttgtaacaatgaTTACGATTTGGACGAGGAAAAGAATACCGTCGTGAAAACGAGCTCGCAGAGGCCCAACGCTCAGACCACGTCGACAAAGGTAACGAATTATCAACCTAAACACAAGCTGTTGACCCgttattcgaataaaattaatttggagAAATACGCGGGTCCGTCGTTGCCAGGCCACGTGGCGAACGTGCTGGTCGAGAATGACAGACGGGTTGACAAAGATCGCATAAGGACGAAAGACAAAAGCGATCACGCGACGATCGAGAACGTGTTGGATTCGCGCATCAAGAACAAGCTGCACAAGCTGTTCGAGAGAGGAGTGCTGGCGGAGATAAACGGTTGCATCTCGACCGGGAAAGAGGCCAATGTCTATTATGCCAGGTCGAAGAACGAAGACGAGATCGCCATCAAGATATACCGGACGTCCATCCTGACGTTTAGAAATCGGGAGAAGTACATCAGGGGTGAATACCGTTTCGACCACGTGCACTCCCTGCACAATCCGCGCAAGATGGTGAAGATCTGGGCGGAGAAGGAATTTTCTAATTTGAAGCGTCTGGAGCAGGGCGGTGTCCGAGCGCCGCGGCCACACTTGTGCGGCGGTCACATGTTGCTGATGGAGTTCTTGGGCTCGGACGGCTGGGCGGCGCCCAAACTGAAGGACGCCGTACTTACGGATTCAAAGTCGAGGACGTTGTACAGAGAGTGTATCGAAATCATGTGGAAGATGTACAACAAGTGCAGGCTCGTTCATGCTGATTTAAGCGAGTACAATATGCTCTATCACGACGGATCGATCGTGGTCATTGACGTTTCGCAGGCTGTAGATCGTGATCATTGTAACGCGATGGAATTCCTCAGGAACGACTGTAGCAATGTTACAG caTTTTTCAAAAAGCACAACGTGGGAGTTATGCCGCTTCAAGCATTGTTCGACTTCATAACGGATCCAACGGTAAACGAGAATAACATGGACGAGTATTTGGACATGTGGATGCAGGAGGCGGATCAAGAGAAAGATCCGCAGCAACGGGAAATAGAGGAGGCGGTTTTCAAGCAAGCTTACATTCCACAGAGATTGACTCAG GTGATCAATGTGGAACGTGATATAAATCTCGCGAAATCCGGTAAAGATTTGATTTACAAGACACTGATAGGCTTGAAAGCGGACTTATCTAAGCCCGCGGAAACACCGGAGATCCTCGCCAACAAACACAAGGCAGATGGCAAAAGTATGAAGGAGGGAAGCGATGCTGATACCTCCTCCGAGGATAATGATTCCGACAGCGAAAACGAGAGCGAAACAGACAGCGAGGATAATAAGAGTAAATTCGTAAATTCAGCTAGACCCAGAGACGAAAGTCCCGAAAGCAGAAAa gCGCGTAAGAAGGCGATCAAAGAACAGCAGGCAGAGAAGCGAAAAGTCAAGATAAAAAAGCATGTGAAGAAACGTAAAGTAAAAGTTTCCTCGAGAGGAGGAAAATAG
- the LOC139819646 gene encoding DNA repair protein XRCC3 isoform X1: protein MYVLIMHKINFSVRMHATVTDAAAIRERFLTTGCARLDAKLRGGVPCRGITQIYGAAGTGKTQLALQLCLTVQLPITAGGLGAGAIYICTETAFPSKRLQQLLENSEIAKTHPVNGDVIFVSHVATIEELMVCLQRRVPTLMNARKIGLLIIDSIAAPYRVEDWKEQQQGKSKRLIGRQLHELCKNDDLCVICINQVSAVIGGHRLISEDASEQPALGFTWSSMITTSIYFYRKILRYACVMLASHLPRITFQFEVNESGVRATE from the exons ATGTATGTACttattatgcataaaataaatttttccgtGCGAATGCACGCTACAGTGACGGACGCGGCCGCAATTAGGGAGAGGTTTCTGACAACCGGCTGCGCGAGGCTGGACGCGAAACTCAGGGGCGGCGTACCTTGCAGGGGTATCACGCAGATTTACGGCGCCGCCGGCACCGGGAAGACACAGCTGGCTCTGCAGTTGTGCCTCACCGTCCAACTGCCGATAACCGCGGGCGGCCTCGGAGCTG GTGCCATATATATTTGCACGGAGACTGCTTTTCCCTCAAAACGGTTGCAGCAGTTGCTGGAGAACTCGGAGATAGCTAAAACTCATCCTGTGAATGGAGATGTGATATTCGTCAGCCACGTAGCCAccatt GAAGAACTGATGGTGTGCCTGCAACGTAGAGTTCCAACGCTGATGAATGCTCGTAAAATAGGGTTGTTAATCATCGATTCGATAGCTGCCCCTTACAGAGTAGAGGACTGGAAGGAGCAGCAACAGGGCAAATCTAAGAGGCTCATCGGAAGACAATTACATGAACTTTGTAAAAACGATGACCTGTGCGTGATCTGCATTAACCAG GTTTCCGCGGTTATAGGGGGGCACAGACTCATTTCTGAAGACGCGAGTGAGCAGCCAGCTTTAGGATTCACATGGTCGAGTATGATAACCACCTCTATATATTTCTACCGAAAAATCTTGCGATACGCTTGCGTAATGCTGGCCTCGCACTTGCCCAGGATCACTTTCCAATTCGAGGTGAACGAATCTGGCGTCAGGGCGACTGAATAA
- the LOC139819646 gene encoding DNA repair protein XRCC3 isoform X3 — protein sequence MERFLTTGCARLDAKLRGGVPCRGITQIYGAAGTGKTQLALQLCLTVQLPITAGGLGAGAIYICTETAFPSKRLQQLLENSEIAKTHPVNGDVIFVSHVATIEELMVCLQRRVPTLMNARKIGLLIIDSIAAPYRVEDWKEQQQGKSKRLIGRQLHELCKNDDLCVICINQVSAVIGGHRLISEDASEQPALGFTWSSMITTSIYFYRKILRYACVMLASHLPRITFQFEVNESGVRATE from the exons AT GGAGAGGTTTCTGACAACCGGCTGCGCGAGGCTGGACGCGAAACTCAGGGGCGGCGTACCTTGCAGGGGTATCACGCAGATTTACGGCGCCGCCGGCACCGGGAAGACACAGCTGGCTCTGCAGTTGTGCCTCACCGTCCAACTGCCGATAACCGCGGGCGGCCTCGGAGCTG GTGCCATATATATTTGCACGGAGACTGCTTTTCCCTCAAAACGGTTGCAGCAGTTGCTGGAGAACTCGGAGATAGCTAAAACTCATCCTGTGAATGGAGATGTGATATTCGTCAGCCACGTAGCCAccatt GAAGAACTGATGGTGTGCCTGCAACGTAGAGTTCCAACGCTGATGAATGCTCGTAAAATAGGGTTGTTAATCATCGATTCGATAGCTGCCCCTTACAGAGTAGAGGACTGGAAGGAGCAGCAACAGGGCAAATCTAAGAGGCTCATCGGAAGACAATTACATGAACTTTGTAAAAACGATGACCTGTGCGTGATCTGCATTAACCAG GTTTCCGCGGTTATAGGGGGGCACAGACTCATTTCTGAAGACGCGAGTGAGCAGCCAGCTTTAGGATTCACATGGTCGAGTATGATAACCACCTCTATATATTTCTACCGAAAAATCTTGCGATACGCTTGCGTAATGCTGGCCTCGCACTTGCCCAGGATCACTTTCCAATTCGAGGTGAACGAATCTGGCGTCAGGGCGACTGAATAA